Proteins encoded in a region of the Magallana gigas chromosome 8, xbMagGiga1.1, whole genome shotgun sequence genome:
- the LOC105341190 gene encoding retinoblastoma-associated protein isoform X2 → MSQKEDTGESQRVPEMPLDTNGSIEDYVDVELEKLTVCLALPGQIKKKANSALEMLLNHDEHKMISKSSAIVCAIYIAAIDVRMPYGPSDPQLEIGYLDKPEITVSDIIQKSQNSVPVLFKWMNHFRDARLSDAVRFHLKQLEKDYCVVSALYHTHERLCCSIFKEEQRGETDGIPLQTLSCVNDKKQLCWVLFLLAKERLLTDCQIVEAFYILVCCYEFVLRTTPGFQLNTPYDDVQVSEDSEKHSGLMLKTLCEQFDLSYEEVSLVQKNRVEPCFQKLFNGDKSLELTALTEQYEKDYRQKGDLNELLFLRNDPHLQPLEQNGNLSSPRNDEPDGPPITPVRAALNTIQNLKKILFSTRDEPSPDLLVHFKNCSQNPLSSIKERLGRLETVFTNTFAEQTDRNQTAIAKQRFVLAKRLYYRVMESMLNHERERLSQTDFSKLLNIDTFHVSLLACSLEIVMMTYGASWNASFGTVCAGDSKFSFPWIIQTFGLHCYDFFKVLESFIKAEPILTKEIVKHLQNLEKRILEELAWTPESPVFEALSKSEAQAVQLDPPPFPPVQATLSSADMYLSPMRVVVKSKSSSSLSGQSPQKTASTFSGHELPSPDKSTGKKSQSLAIFLNKVCRLGYHRLEQLFSLLFLPKDIQQRIWTCLEYCVTKRTGLLKNRHLDQIMLCSVYGICKVMEREIKFKDIIRTYSELPQASPNVYRRALIEGCEYDSIIVFYNRVFMHNMKNFILQFAPTRQSPTLSPAPRNITSPVYSIASRRNFYVSPLKDSPFKPPLSPSQMTPRSLQLYSFGDISGSNEKLQRINESMLRAKNGLTKTTPKSQKRLHFDPPPESSPAATQSSEIPTVVKKVKMSENSRNHPSGTEENGGDDSQETSR, encoded by the exons ATGTCTCAAAAAGAGGACACAGGGGAATCTCAGCGTGTTCCTGAAATGCCATTGGACACAAATGG GTCTATTGAAGACTATGTTGATGTTGAATTGGAGAAACTGACTGTTTGTTTGGCATTGCCTGGTCAGATAAAAAAGAAAGCCAACTCTGCCTTAGAAATGTTGCTCAATCATGATGAACACAAA ATGATCTCAAAGTCTAGTGCAATAGTTTGTGCAATATATATTGCGGCCATTGATGTAAG AATGCCGTACGGGCCCTCTGATCCCCAACTAGAGATTGGGTACTTGGACAAACCAGAAATTACAGTTTCAGATATCATACAGAAATCCCAAAACAG TGTGCCAGTATTATTTAAATGGATGAACCATTTTCGTGACGCTCGTTTAAGCGATGCGGTCAGATTTCATCTGAAACAACTGGAGAAAGATTACTGTGTCGTCTCTGCACTGTATCATACACATGAAAG GCTGTGTTGTTCCATCTTTAAAGAAGAGCAAAGAGG GGAGACAGATGGCATTCCATTACAGACCTTAAGCTGTGTGAATGACAAGAAGCAGCTGTGTTGGGTCCTATTTCTTCTCGCCAAGG AGAGATTGTTGACCGACTGTCAGATTGTGGAGGCCTTTTACATCTTGGTTTGCTGCTATGAATTTGTGCTACGCACCACACCTGGTTTCCAGTTGAATACTCCTTATG ATGATGTTCAGGTTTCAGAGGACTCGGAGAAACACTCAGGACTGATGTTAAAGACTCTTTGTGAACAGTTTGATCTCTCCTATGAAGAG GTTAGTCTTGTGCAGAAGAACAGAGTGGAACCCTgctttcaaaaactatttaatGGAGATAAAAGCTTAGAG CTAACAGCCCTGACAGAGCAGTATGAGAAGGACTACAGACAGAAAGGAGACCTGAATGAGTTACTGTTCCTGAGGAATGACCCCCACCTCCAACCCCTGGAACAGAATGG CAATCTGTCATCACCAAGAAATGACGAGCCCGATGGACCACCCATCACACCTGTCAG AGCAGCTCTGAACACTATACAGAACTTGAAAAAGATACTGTTCAGCACTCGGGATGAACCCAGTCCAGACCTCTTAGTTCATTTTAAG AACTGCTCTCAGAACCCACTGTCGTCAATCAAGGAGCGACTCGGTCGTTTAGAGACAGTCTTCACTAACACATTCGCTGAGCAGACAGACAGAAACCAGACAGCCATTGCTAAGCAGAGATTTGTTCTAGCCAAGCGTCTTTATTACAGAGTGATGGAGTCCATGTTGAATCAT GAGAGAGAACGATTGTCACAGACAGATTTCAGCAAGCTGTTAAACATTGACACCTTCCACGTCTCGCTGCTTGCCTGTTCCCTGGAAATCGTGATGATGACTTACGGAGCTTCTT gGAACGCTTCATTTGGGACTGTGTGTGCTGGAGATTCAAAATTCTCTTTCCCTTGGATAATACAGACATTTGGTCTCCATTGCTATGACTTCTTCAAAGTGCTGGAGAGTTTTATCAAAGCAGAACCAATTTTGACCAAAGAGATTGTGAAG CACTTACAAAATTTGGAGAAAAGGATTTTAGAAGAGCTGGCATGGACCCCA GAATCCCCCGTGTTTGAAGCTCTGAGTAAATCTGAGGCTCAGGCTGTCCAGTTGGATCCCCCACCCTTCCCACCGGTCCAAGCCACTCTGTCCTCGGCTGACAT GTATTTGTCTCCAATGAGAGTTGTGGTCAAGAGTAAATCATCTTCCTCCTTGAGTGGACAATCGCCACAAAAAACAGCCTCCACCTTCTCAGGACATGAACTGCCCAGTCCTGACAAATCCACGGGAAAAAAGTCACAGTCTCTGGCTATCTTCCTCAATAAAG TTTGTCGGTTGGGATACCATCGGCTGGAGCAGCTGTTCTCTCTCCTGTTTTTACCCAAGGATATT CAACAAAGGATCTGGACTTGTTTGGAGTACTGTGTAACGAAAAGAACTGGTTTGCTAAAAAACCGCCATCTAGATCag atAATGCTATGCTCTGTGTATGGAATATGTAAGGTGATGGAGAGAGAAATTAAGTTCAAAGACATCATCAGGACATACAGTGAACTTCCCCAAGCAAGTCCTAAT GTTTATCGGCGGGCTCTGATAGAAGGATGTGAGTACGACTCAATCATCGTCTTCTACAACCGAGTCTTTATGCACAACATGAAGAACTTCATACTTCAGTTTGCTCCAACCAGACAG TCCCCCACTCTGTCCCCTGCTCCAAGGAATATTACCTCCCCTGTCTACAG CATAGCATCACGACGCAACTTTTACGTGTCGCCGCTGAAGGACTCCCCATTTAAACCACCACTGTCCCCCAGCCAGATGACTCCCAGGTCCCTGCAGCTATACAGTTTTGGGGACATTAGCGGG TCCAATGAGAAGCTTCAAAGAATAAATGAGTCCATGTTGCGAGCTAAAAATGGCCTCACAAAAACCACCCCCAAGAGCCAGAAACGATTGCACTTTGACCCCCCACCCGAAAG TTCTCCAGCAGCTACTCAATCATCAGAGATTCCTACCGTGGTAAAGAAGGTCAAGATGTCGGAAAATTCCAGAAACCATCCGTCAGG GACAGAAGAGAATGGTGGGGATGACTCCCAAGAAACTTCCCGATGA
- the LOC105341190 gene encoding retinoblastoma-associated protein isoform X1, with amino-acid sequence MSQKEDTGESQRVPEMPLDTNGSIEDYVDVELEKLTVCLALPGQIKKKANSALEMLLNHDEHKMISKSSAIVCAIYIAAIDVRMPYGPSDPQLEIGYLDKPEITVSDIIQKSQNSVPVLFKWMNHFRDARLSDAVRFHLKQLEKDYCVVSALYHTHERLCCSIFKEEQRGETDGIPLQTLSCVNDKKQLCWVLFLLAKERLLTDCQIVEAFYILVCCYEFVLRTTPGFQLNTPYDDVQVSEDSEKHSGLMLKTLCEQFDLSYEEVSLVQKNRVEPCFQKLFNGDKSLELTALTEQYEKDYRQKGDLNELLFLRNDPHLQPLEQNGNLSSPRNDEPDGPPITPVSDLIEKINTLSVNGDCVEPTLRAALNTIQNLKKILFSTRDEPSPDLLVHFKNCSQNPLSSIKERLGRLETVFTNTFAEQTDRNQTAIAKQRFVLAKRLYYRVMESMLNHERERLSQTDFSKLLNIDTFHVSLLACSLEIVMMTYGASWNASFGTVCAGDSKFSFPWIIQTFGLHCYDFFKVLESFIKAEPILTKEIVKHLQNLEKRILEELAWTPESPVFEALSKSEAQAVQLDPPPFPPVQATLSSADMYLSPMRVVVKSKSSSSLSGQSPQKTASTFSGHELPSPDKSTGKKSQSLAIFLNKVCRLGYHRLEQLFSLLFLPKDIQQRIWTCLEYCVTKRTGLLKNRHLDQIMLCSVYGICKVMEREIKFKDIIRTYSELPQASPNVYRRALIEGCEYDSIIVFYNRVFMHNMKNFILQFAPTRQSPTLSPAPRNITSPVYSIASRRNFYVSPLKDSPFKPPLSPSQMTPRSLQLYSFGDISGSNEKLQRINESMLRAKNGLTKTTPKSQKRLHFDPPPESSPAATQSSEIPTVVKKVKMSENSRNHPSGTEENGGDDSQETSR; translated from the exons ATGTCTCAAAAAGAGGACACAGGGGAATCTCAGCGTGTTCCTGAAATGCCATTGGACACAAATGG GTCTATTGAAGACTATGTTGATGTTGAATTGGAGAAACTGACTGTTTGTTTGGCATTGCCTGGTCAGATAAAAAAGAAAGCCAACTCTGCCTTAGAAATGTTGCTCAATCATGATGAACACAAA ATGATCTCAAAGTCTAGTGCAATAGTTTGTGCAATATATATTGCGGCCATTGATGTAAG AATGCCGTACGGGCCCTCTGATCCCCAACTAGAGATTGGGTACTTGGACAAACCAGAAATTACAGTTTCAGATATCATACAGAAATCCCAAAACAG TGTGCCAGTATTATTTAAATGGATGAACCATTTTCGTGACGCTCGTTTAAGCGATGCGGTCAGATTTCATCTGAAACAACTGGAGAAAGATTACTGTGTCGTCTCTGCACTGTATCATACACATGAAAG GCTGTGTTGTTCCATCTTTAAAGAAGAGCAAAGAGG GGAGACAGATGGCATTCCATTACAGACCTTAAGCTGTGTGAATGACAAGAAGCAGCTGTGTTGGGTCCTATTTCTTCTCGCCAAGG AGAGATTGTTGACCGACTGTCAGATTGTGGAGGCCTTTTACATCTTGGTTTGCTGCTATGAATTTGTGCTACGCACCACACCTGGTTTCCAGTTGAATACTCCTTATG ATGATGTTCAGGTTTCAGAGGACTCGGAGAAACACTCAGGACTGATGTTAAAGACTCTTTGTGAACAGTTTGATCTCTCCTATGAAGAG GTTAGTCTTGTGCAGAAGAACAGAGTGGAACCCTgctttcaaaaactatttaatGGAGATAAAAGCTTAGAG CTAACAGCCCTGACAGAGCAGTATGAGAAGGACTACAGACAGAAAGGAGACCTGAATGAGTTACTGTTCCTGAGGAATGACCCCCACCTCCAACCCCTGGAACAGAATGG CAATCTGTCATCACCAAGAAATGACGAGCCCGATGGACCACCCATCACACCTGTCAG TGACTTGATAGAGAAAATAAACACATTGTCTGTGAATGGAGACTGTGTAGAGCCAACCCTCAG AGCAGCTCTGAACACTATACAGAACTTGAAAAAGATACTGTTCAGCACTCGGGATGAACCCAGTCCAGACCTCTTAGTTCATTTTAAG AACTGCTCTCAGAACCCACTGTCGTCAATCAAGGAGCGACTCGGTCGTTTAGAGACAGTCTTCACTAACACATTCGCTGAGCAGACAGACAGAAACCAGACAGCCATTGCTAAGCAGAGATTTGTTCTAGCCAAGCGTCTTTATTACAGAGTGATGGAGTCCATGTTGAATCAT GAGAGAGAACGATTGTCACAGACAGATTTCAGCAAGCTGTTAAACATTGACACCTTCCACGTCTCGCTGCTTGCCTGTTCCCTGGAAATCGTGATGATGACTTACGGAGCTTCTT gGAACGCTTCATTTGGGACTGTGTGTGCTGGAGATTCAAAATTCTCTTTCCCTTGGATAATACAGACATTTGGTCTCCATTGCTATGACTTCTTCAAAGTGCTGGAGAGTTTTATCAAAGCAGAACCAATTTTGACCAAAGAGATTGTGAAG CACTTACAAAATTTGGAGAAAAGGATTTTAGAAGAGCTGGCATGGACCCCA GAATCCCCCGTGTTTGAAGCTCTGAGTAAATCTGAGGCTCAGGCTGTCCAGTTGGATCCCCCACCCTTCCCACCGGTCCAAGCCACTCTGTCCTCGGCTGACAT GTATTTGTCTCCAATGAGAGTTGTGGTCAAGAGTAAATCATCTTCCTCCTTGAGTGGACAATCGCCACAAAAAACAGCCTCCACCTTCTCAGGACATGAACTGCCCAGTCCTGACAAATCCACGGGAAAAAAGTCACAGTCTCTGGCTATCTTCCTCAATAAAG TTTGTCGGTTGGGATACCATCGGCTGGAGCAGCTGTTCTCTCTCCTGTTTTTACCCAAGGATATT CAACAAAGGATCTGGACTTGTTTGGAGTACTGTGTAACGAAAAGAACTGGTTTGCTAAAAAACCGCCATCTAGATCag atAATGCTATGCTCTGTGTATGGAATATGTAAGGTGATGGAGAGAGAAATTAAGTTCAAAGACATCATCAGGACATACAGTGAACTTCCCCAAGCAAGTCCTAAT GTTTATCGGCGGGCTCTGATAGAAGGATGTGAGTACGACTCAATCATCGTCTTCTACAACCGAGTCTTTATGCACAACATGAAGAACTTCATACTTCAGTTTGCTCCAACCAGACAG TCCCCCACTCTGTCCCCTGCTCCAAGGAATATTACCTCCCCTGTCTACAG CATAGCATCACGACGCAACTTTTACGTGTCGCCGCTGAAGGACTCCCCATTTAAACCACCACTGTCCCCCAGCCAGATGACTCCCAGGTCCCTGCAGCTATACAGTTTTGGGGACATTAGCGGG TCCAATGAGAAGCTTCAAAGAATAAATGAGTCCATGTTGCGAGCTAAAAATGGCCTCACAAAAACCACCCCCAAGAGCCAGAAACGATTGCACTTTGACCCCCCACCCGAAAG TTCTCCAGCAGCTACTCAATCATCAGAGATTCCTACCGTGGTAAAGAAGGTCAAGATGTCGGAAAATTCCAGAAACCATCCGTCAGG GACAGAAGAGAATGGTGGGGATGACTCCCAAGAAACTTCCCGATGA